The DNA region GGGTGGTGATGTCTCAGCAGGAACGGGAGTAGAAAGTCCAGTTTCGTTACCACAAGCGGCAGGGGGCACACCTTCTGCAAGTCTAAACACCCAGGAATCTTCATCCCAAGCGCAAGATCCCCAATCCCCAGCAAGAGAAGAACAAGTTGCTGCCCCCCCACAACCAGACGTTCCCACACCAACGCCTCAACAGGCTTCGACGTCAGCGCTGGTGAAAGCCCCCCTCGCACAGAGCGCAGACGCCGAGAGCAAGGAAGTGCTGCACATACTAAAACACGTTAAAGACAACAAGGTAAAAACAAACCTAGTGACATACAGCACGACTAAGTCGATCACTGATGATCACTCCTGTTCGAGGTCGCATGCACAGGACCCGGAGAAGCAGAGCGAGTGCATCGATTTCTGTGAAAAGAACTGGAATGCATGCGCAGATAAAATATCCCCAGGGTATTGTTTAAtgcaaaagaggggaaagaaTGACTGCATTTTCTGTTACGTGTAAGGTGTTGCAATTTTGTGGAGGCCAAGTGAACGACggctcttcctccccccttcgaCCAATGAGTATTAACCCTGTTGCATTGTGAGAAGTTCCCCTGAAGGTGTTCCCCTTCGTTTTGTCCACCGAGAGAGAGTAGCacgatatatataatttttctgtttaaaatttttttttttttttttacacttatatttttatacgaGCGTTACACAGTTCATACATTTGAAGAACACGTGGGAGTTGCGCTGCTCGTCGTGGCGAGACATACGATATATGTCACATCGCTGTGCGGTGAAATTTTCGCGCCGCCTTACCTCCCAGTGATATCTGTGTTGCAATCGCTCAACAGAACTGAACGCAtggccgttttttttttctttttttcccccaaatcTGAGAATGCATCCTTTCAACTAGACATAAATGTGTATACAGGTGAATGAACacccctccatttttaaatgttcttcttattttaactccaaatggtgaaaataaaattgaggGGAAAATATTCCCGTTGGTGCGCCCGTCCAGTTGGCGTTAAGACCTGTGCAGGTGTCTCCGCGGAGGAAGGGCATTTTCAATCAAAGTgaaaagataattttttttttttttttttttaataccccCTAAAAGGGGTGAGGGAGCCCTCTACCTCACACGAACAAACGAAACGAGCATCGTTGCGGCTCTTCTGACAGATAAATGTAACCCCTCGAAAGTTACAAAAAGGTGAATTTAGCAAATTCGAATGGTTAAAATTTCCGTCCCATTCTGCTGGGAGGGCGTCAAgtatacatgcacacattgcggtgtccccatttttttttttttttttttattttcaccccGATGTTAAGGCGAAACATTCTCGAACTAAAACCGCAacaaaatttactttttaaaattacggACTTTGTGAAGCAGGGGTGGGCACCCTTTGTAACGGCtgccaaaggggaagaggtctaaattttttttttttttttctcattttttttgtaaaatatagtAACGTGTGCACCATTGTCACCATGAAACGGTAgtaaaagaggaggaaaaaataaataaataaaaaaagaggacaaTCTCTGTGCAGAGGAAGACCGGGGATAACCTACTGCACAGGACAAGATGAAGTCGCTTGTGGCGCTCCTCTTCATCCCgagtaagaaaaaattaccccCTGGAGGGAGTAAAAGCGCGTCCAAAATGATCGCCCCAAATGAGCACCTTTGAAATCACGTTAGGACGCGCCTTTGAAATggcagtttattttttaacccaATAAGGATCACCCCGCTGCTACATGCTCGTCCTCTTTACTGAAACGTTTAACGCAGGTGCTCTCTTAGGGAGTAACGCGGAAGGCTTAGCAGGTGCGGAGTCCCCCCCTGGAGGCGTactcgggggggaagcatcaGACGGAGATCCACTCACAGAAGGAGCTTCAGAACAGAAAAGGATGATGACTAAGGGTGGTAGACCGGCTAACCGTCTAGGCAAATGTCAAACGGGACAGGACCCTACTCCCACCATTCGTAGGGCATCTCCTAAACTTAGGAGACAATCCGAAGGGGTAGGCCAAGCAAACTACGTCAAAGTAAAAGCACTACCGTTCAAAAGAACAATCGGGGTGAAGATTAACAGAACGTGTGGGGCAGAAATGGGATTCCTTTTCATCCCCCACTCGTCTATGTACCTTACAACGGAAGAGTCCAAAGCGGGAGCCTTTAAGATGATGACCCATATTGAGGATAACGCTTTTCCGCTTAACTGGAGGGTCTACCTGCCCAGGGAGCCACACACAGCAGGTAAGGGGGCTCCGAGAAAAACCCACTTAAATGAGCGCACCACAGTATTTATCTATTCATCAatatgtgtgtgcacatgtgtgtatgtttcccctcccctttgaAGCAAAGCGAGACGCAACTGAGACGAAGTGGCACGGGCGATCCTTAGCAGGGAGCAATGACGGCCCGTGTGACGAGGGGCATGACTTCTTTTCTGGGGGAATTGACTCGGGGGAGGATGGAGCCATTCCCCCCATGGAGAAGGGTGATCAGCCGGAGGGGTGCTCAGAAGAAGCATCAGAGGAAGAGTCAGAGGATGCATCGGAGGGGTGCTCAGAGGAAGCGTCAGAGGAAGCGtcggaggagcagcagctgaGGATCTCCATCGAGCGCGTGCTGAGCGGGGTCTACAAAGTGGCTGCGGACGGAAGGAAGGTGCTAATCACGCGGGAAGAGCTAGACGACTCCCTTAAAGAGGAGCTAAAAAAATACTGCCAACTTTTGAAGAAGGTAGACAGCAGTGGAACTCTGGAAGAGCATCAGATGGGCAGCGAAATGGAAGTGTTTGATAACCTCGTCAACCTTCTGCAAAAACATGGGGACGAAACGGTTCTTACTCTTCGGAGGAAACTGAGGAACCCAGCGGTGTGCATGAAGGATGTGAGCGAGTGGGTGCTGAAGAGGAGGGGGTTGGCCTTGCCAGACTCGCCCAGCAGCAACGCGAGTGAGAAGGACGCCAATTTGGGTGTAGATCCCAAGTGGATGGAATGTGTGAGGAGTAACTCCAGAGAGGAAGGCGCCGAGGGGTACAACGGGGAGGAAGACGGAATGGTGAATTTGGCCAAACTGAAAATGAGAAGCAAacatttttgctgcttcaGCGGTGAAGGGAACCAAGACAAGTCGAATGGAAAAGGCCCTTGCGCTCCCAAAGCtgaggaggaagtggaaTGAAGAGACAGTTGTGGCTTTTCCTAAGTCTTCACAAAGGAAGGTGCGCTTATAAAACTGTTAGAAGcgtgagggggggaggccaaaTGGTTAACAGTTAGCTTCTCCTAGAGAGAACCACACAAGAGGAGCCCTTAGATCAGTTCGAACCGACTATGAATTCCTCCATGTGGTGGAAGAGGAACATCGCTTGTCTCTCCAGTAGAATCTCATAATGGCTTGCCTACCCAGTAGAGTTTCAAATGAGCTGCCTTAGGTAAGGCACAGCTTCGTCAGATCGTCCCAATCCTTTCAACATGCCAGAGGATAAGCGATGGACTTAGGGAGAAGGAGGTGAAGGTTACCCACCTGGGGAAGTGCCAAGTGGTGAGCGACGAATTTGGAGAGAAGGTCGCTTCGTTCATAGCTTGGCGGAGAGATAACCGAAAAAACACGTGGGAATGTAAAAGAGAGGAGGCATCAGAAGAGATGATACAACGCTGCACAGAAGAACTACGAAGAGGAAGTCAACTTGGAGGTGAATATACACAGGGGAGAGAGGCGCCAATGTAGCGTTGCCCCGATCATGGTGAACCTACCCATGTACCAAACGGGTGAACGTCCGGCAGCATTTAACTAACGCTCAGGGAGATCCCCCTTCTTTGGTCGTGATGTGTGGGGGGGCGTCTTTACGATTAACTGTTTGATCAAATGGAGGGAAACACCCCAAGCGGTGGTAGGAAAATCCCAACTGGAGGGTCGGATCATTCGTGGGGGAAAAGCGCGCCGGAAGGGGGGTTAGCGGCCAAGGGATAGTCAATCCGGGGAACCAAACCGAACCAAAGCAATGCAAAGCAAACGAAAGAAGAGAACACAATTGAATCCATCCGAATCGATCGAAACGTTTCACCATTTAAAGGcgtcccccccaaaaaaggcagaCTACAGGGAAGAGAGGGTTAAAATGGAGCAAAGTAAAATTTGACGGCCGTGCGAGGGGCCCCATACTTGGCGTTTCCTAACCTGGCATGTGCCAGTCGGGGGAgtgcttttccccctcaaGTGAAAGCCTTTGCGAGAACATACCAATTTGTGTCTatcttttttgtgaaatatttgcagatttaatttttataacctcttgcattttttcacacaaaaggggttttattttttctaaagcATTTTAACAACTCGCCCCGAGGAGAGTTTACCTCCGAGGGAAAACCTCCCCTCCGCTTTCACTTAAAGGTGTAACTGCGTGCGGGTATGCATGCGCAAtgtaagtgaaaaaaaaaaaacaaaaaaaaagaaaactatTTCTTTAAAACTTCTCCGTACGCGTAGCCGGGGTTACCGAGTGCTTTAAGATTAGATCAAATTTCGGACGTGTGTACACCACGGGGCGGGGAATACGCACAGCTCAGGGTGGCACAGAGGTGTGTGCCCCCAACGCAACACACAGTGCACGCATGTGTATGCACACACACCAGCGGGTTACTCCAGCCATTCGGCTATTCGGCTAATCAGCCGTTCAACTGCTTCAGCGCCCCTTTTATCACCACACGGTCGACCTGGCCAAACCTGCGCGTACACACTTGAGCGTATAAACTTGAGCGTACACATTTGAGCTTAATTCGAGAGtgcaaagttgcaaaaaagtgGAGCGTTACAAAAGGTGTCTCGGGACTCCCACCACGCGACTACGGCACAGATGGGAACGTAACCCCTGTGAACGCTTCACATACTTTTGTGCCAAATGGGAGAAACAGATTAAAactgagggaaaaaaaaaaaaaaaaaaaccaccaATTTGCTCCTTTTCCAAACAAATGTGTGAACAATTTAACCAAAGGGAAGGAcccatttttacttaaagGAGCGCActttgcaaaagggaagtcTTAAAGCAGATCTGACTTAACCGAAACGAGATGAAGTCTAGTGTTCTCTTGTTGCTCGCTTtgggtaagaaaaaaaaaaaaaaaaaaaaggatagcgaggagaaggagaggaataagaagaagaggcgATGCATCATGGGGAGATGCTCCTGATGGGggtccccccatttttgaaacAAAAATTGTTTCACTTCCTCCCCCGAGAAGTGGCTCCCCCATTGCTTGCCAATTGTGTTCAACCCCTTTGCGCAGGTGCCACTTACGGCAACAATGTGGCGATGTGCACAGCGACGCCGCCATCTGGAGGACCCGATGCGTCGCTACCCAATCCTGCACAACCAAATTCTTTACCAGCGGTGGAAACATTAAGTCAACAAGGGGGTGGAGCCCCAGCAGCGAGCTCCAACGCACTCACTGCCGGGGGAAACGTTCCTCCCGGTTCCCAAGTAAATAGCGGTGAACAGGGTGGAGCGACTCAGCTTCAAGCCACCCCCAAGAAAGCCGAGCTGCAGTCCTCTCTGCTGAAGAACTTCACGGGGGTGAAGGTCACTGGCCCCTGCGACACAGAGGTAGGGCTGTACCTCATTCCCTACATCTACATTTCTGTGAATGCCAAAACGGACACCATAGAGCTGTCTACCAGGTTCCCCAATTCGGACAATGTGCTGgtgcaatttaaaaaggaaggcgaAACGTTGACTAACGTATGTGAGGGAAGCTCCGAAAAGACGTTTAAGTTTATAATGCACCTGGAGGACAGCATACTGACCCTCAAGTGGATCGTCAATCCGCAGAGTACCACAGCGAGTAAGTGGACGAGGGACGAGGCAATGGGGGCATCCGCATGAGGATGGCTGGaagaaagagagaaaaaaaaataatagcaacCACAGTAACGATAAGCGTCGCAGCGACACCGTTGATGGATGAACTGTTTAAGGAGTGGCCCTTTCGTTCAACAGTGCCCATCTGCGGAATGACCCATTTTCGCAGCTGTGCCCCCGCCACACAGCCCACACATCTATGATTAACACCCCCACGTcaccctccccccgcagataAAAACAAAGCTGACGTGAAGAAGTACAAAGTACCGGAACTGGAAAGACCCATAACTTCGATTCAAGTCCATTCAGTCCTAATCCAAGAGGACACCGTCATATACAAGAGCAAAGATTATTCCGTGAAGACTGACATTCCAGGTGAGTGGCCACCAAGTGGGTAGCCACCAAATGGGTAGCCACCAAATGGGTGTTAACCTAGACGTGCTCACTCTACGAACAGTGAAGTGCCGTCAAAGGGGGATGCCTCTTTGTTCACCTTTAGATGGCCGGTAGATATCATCATTAGGAGGAATACagacggggggggaaaatggcTAACCTTTTCACCTctcattttcacattttttttttttttttttttagagaaGTGCGAACAAGTGGCCAGCGCCTGCTTCTTGAGTGGCAACACAGACATAGAGAGCTGCTACACGTGCAACCTGCTGATCCATAATGAAGACACGAGTGACAAATGTTTCGACTACGTGTCTTCAGAATTTAAGAATCAGTTTCAGGACATTAAAGTGAAGGGACAGGACGATGAGGAGTCGAGCGAGTACAAACTTGCGCAGGCCATCGATGCGGTGTTGAGTGGAATCTACAAAAAGGATCAGAATGGGAAGAAAGAGCTGCTCAcatggggagaagtggaCCCAAATGTGAAGGAGCAGATAAGTAGCTATTGCCATTTGCTGAAAGACGTGGACGCCAGTGGCTCTCTCGAAGTCCACCAGATGGGAAGCGAAATGGACATCTTCAATAACCTCATCACTTTGCTGCAAAAGCACTCGGAGGAACAAAAGGCAACGCTGGAATGGAAGCTGCAAAACCCAGCCCTCTGCCTCAAAGATGCGAACAACTGGGTGGTGAATAAGAAGGGATTACtgttgccccttttgcaaaacggtGGTAGTGCTATCAACTTTGGAGAGAGTAACCACGTGGAAGATGTGAAAAAAGACAACCTCTCAACCTACCAGGAAGGGCCTGACGGAGTTATAGACTTATCGGTCGTTCACCAAAACGCACACGCTTCTTCCACTCCGTTCACCAACCACATGTTTTGCAATTCGGACTACTGCGATAGGGCGAAGGACACTAGCAGCTGCATGGCCAAGATTGAGGTGCAGGACCAGGGCGACTGCTCTACTTCTTGGTTGTTCGCCTCCAAGGTGCATCTGGAAGCCATCAAGTGCATGAAGGGGCACGACCACGTCGGTGCATCTGCTCTTTACGTGGCTAACTGCTCCAACAAAGAAGCGAAGGACAAGTGTCACTCACCCTCTAACCCGCTGGAATTTTTGAACACCCTGGAGGAGACAAAATTCCTGCCAGCCGAGTCGGACCTCCCCTACTCCTACAAAGCGGTGAATAACGTCTGCCCCGAGCCGAAGAGCCACTGGAAAAATCTATGGGAAAACGTGAAACTTCTAGGCCCCACGAATGAGCCCAACTCCGTGAGCGTCAAAGGCTACACTGCCTACCTGAGTGACCATTTCAAGGGTAACATGGACGCGTTTATCAAATCGGTAAAATCCCAAGTGATGAGCAAAGGATCCGTCATCGCTTATGTGAAGGCAGACGATCAGATGAGCTACGACTTGAACGGGAAGAAGATCCTCTCCCTATGTGGAAGCGAAACACCCGATCTTGCCGTCAACATAGTAGGCTACGGTAATTACATAACCGCTGAAGGGCAGAAAAAATCCTACTGGTTGCTGCAAAACAGCTGGGGTAAACACTGGGGAGACAAGGGAACCTTCAAGGTCGACATGCATGGTTCAGCTCATTGCCAGCACAACTTCATCCACACCGCCGTTGTCTTCAACCTAGACGTGCCCCTCTCCCAGTCGCCCGCCAAAGACACGGAACTGTACAGCTACCACTTGAAGAGCTCCCccgatttttacaaaaatttgtattataaCGCAGTGGGTGGTGAGAAGGGAAGCGTGCTGAGTAACGCCGTTCAGGGGCAGGACACTCCACAGGAGGAAGGAACATCACCGGGAACAGCGgcggaaggagaaggaaggcCTGGACCTGTCGGTCCAGGAGGACAACAACCTCAGGAGCACGCGTCTTCCGCAGGGGGTCCAAATTCGAATGAACAACAACTGGATGTAGCAAGACAACAACAACAGGAAGGAGCAGAAAAAGAGTCATCACAGCAATTACCGCAACAACAACCATTAACGCAATCACAGCAATCAACGCAACCAGGAgtagggggagcggcgtcCACCCCTCTTTCTCAAGGCACACCAGGGCAGGCGAACTCCAATGGAGAAGCGGAAAACGCGAATATATCCCAAATCATTCACGTTTTGAAACACATCAAGAAGACCAAAATGGTGACGAGAATAGTGACGTACGAGGGGGAGTACGACTTGGGAGACCACTCCTGTTCGCGAACGCAAGCATCAAGTTTGGAGAAACTGGACGATTGCATTAAATTTTGCAATGACAATTTGTCTATGTGCGAAAGGACTGTTTCGACAGGGTATTGTTTAACCAAGCTGCGAAAAGCGAACGATTGCATTTTCTGTTTCGTGTGAAGCGGAGCAGAGTCCTCGACGCATCAGAGTGTGCAGATGCCTCTGCGGATGCATGAGGGTGTGCAGATGTGCGAACGCGTGGGTATCCACATCACCCGTTTTGCATCCTTAAGGAGTGAGCTCCTTTGTGCCATAAAAAcggcacatttttatgatcCCTTTTTTCAATGCCACGTGAGGCATTTTTCATGAaagttaagcaaaaaaaagtttattttattttttattttttttttttttatttcaccttttttgcgcaaaaactTTACGGTTGTGTTTTGCCTTGCTTCGAACGTAGAGCCATTCTGAGTTGAACGCGAAGGGGTGTGCAGGGGCATGCGCGGGGGTATGCTCCATGGTATATGCAATGGTATGCGTAATGGCATGTGCACATTAGTGTATGCATGGGGATAGCGCTTAGGCGCTCGGGCCATGCCGCTTTAAAGGGTATTCCCCGTATGCGTGCGAAACCTTTTCAGCACTTCCTCCTCTCTCTGAAGAGGGGGCGCCATTTTGGAGGCGATCTTCTTGGGGATGACCATTTTGGGGGTGACCATTTTGGAAGCGACCTTTTTGGGGTGACCTCTTTGGGACTAAGCATTCCTGGCGAAATCCCTTTCTCGGTTAAAGCTTGTGAGAAGTGACCAATCGCGGGGGTGAATGCACTCACGTGCGGGGATATACAAAGAAGTGTTGACCATTTTCACTGCTCGTTCGCTTCGTAAAGAGGAGGTTGACTGCTCCTCGGATGTGTGGCTTCCAAGTGGGAAGCAAACCATCGGGCAAGTTAACGCGCGATGCGTAGTGCACGGTGCACAATGTGAACGGAACCGTTTCCATCTGCACCGTTGGTAAGTTGACGTATTTTCTTAATGCACCCCTGGTTGGGCTGCCAAACAGGGCGGGaaaagaggtaaaaaaatggaaataaaaaaggaagaaaaaaacgaaaaatgctGCGCTAATGGGGGGACCCAAATGATAATCACTAAAGTGACAACCGCCCGGGTGACGAATCACATTCGCATCCATCGCAACGGAAGCATTCGTGTTGCCatgtttcttccccctttctttAACCAAACAAGTAAAGCGAAGCAAGTGTGCAACAGAATTAGTCAAGCCAGATTTGCAATCCACtttgcgcttccccccctcttggATGCCACTAGGACGAAATGAAGGCCCGCCTTTCCTTAATCCTAATTTTatgtgaggggaaaaatgccgAAGAAACGGCGAAAAGAAAACCGCCAAGTGGCCAACTTAGCCCTGCATGCACTCCACTCTTAAGGGGGAGAGAAGTGCACATGAGTTTGTTCGTCGCTTGGACGATTAACTGTTGAGAGAGTTAAAAGAGTGTCCTCTGCTGAGCGTGTGCTAATTCGTGTACATGAATTTTACGCAGGTGTCGTGTGCAGGGACTGTGCAGTGAGATGCACGGGTACCACTGAAGCTCAAGGAGCAGTAGAAGGAGCAAAGGGACCAAAACCaggagcagaagaagcaggagCAAATGTAGGAGAGGCAGGAACAGGAGGACCAGGAGGACCAGGAGCAGATGGAGGAACAGAAGCAGGAGCAAgagcagaagaaggagaaggagcagGAACAGAAGCAGAACCAGAAGCAGAAccagaagcagaagcagaacCAGCACGAGGACCAGAACCAGAACCAGAAGCAGGAGGTGAGGGCATAAATCGGGATGCAGCTGGAAACCAGAGAGAGGGTCAACTTGAAGCCCCATCAGATAGCGCACGTCCAGGAGCAATTCCCCAAGTAGCACCACGAGACACTGTCGAAACTTCTAGCGATGCTGCTGATAGTAGTAGCCCAGACCAGAATCCACTTCCAGGTGCAGACAACACCAAAGTAGGAAATGCAGCAACCCCCCCCGAAGGCGCGAAAGAGGAGACCCAGGTAAAGTCGTCGCTCCTGAAGGGCCACAAGGGGGTGAAGGTGACGGGCCCGTGCGGCGCCAGCTTCCTCGTGTTCTTCGCCCCGTATCTGTTCATCGATGTGGACACGGACAGTAGCAATGTTTACCTGGGAACTGACTTGAGCGATTTAGAAGttacagaaaaaatgggtatACAAGAtaacggaaaaaataaatgcgaaGATAAGAAGACATTCAAATTCGTTGCTCTCATTGGAGAAGACCACTTGACCATTAAGTGGAAGGTGTACGACCCGGCAGTCAAAACGCCAACCCCAAGTAAGTGAAAGGGGCAGCGAAACATCATTATGGGTTGCTGCTTAAGGTTTTCACCCCCTCGTATTAACACATCGCCGATGCTCCATTTGTGCCCCCCTCCCAGTGCCCACTtaatttctccctttttcctttaccctcccccttttcagatgaaaaagtggaaatgAGAAAATACGTAATGAAAAATCTGAGCGGAGAATTCACCGCTGTGCAAGTGCACACTGTTATACAGCAGAACGGCTCCAACGTCTTTGAAAGCAAAAACTATGCCTTAAGTAGCGGCATCCCTGGTGAGTCACCCagaggggaaataaaaaaacagggAAAGAAgctcccccttctccccccacaCATGCGCACTCATCAGTCGTAACGTTTTTGTGACATTGCAAGTCATTCCCTTTCTAACgaagtgattttttttattttcttttttttttgtagaaaaaTGCGACGCAGTAGCCACCAACTGCTTCCTCAGTGGAAGCGTGTACATAGAGAAATGCTACAGGTGCACcctcaaaatgaagaaggtgGACCCGTCGGACGTTTGCTATAACTATATTCCCAAGGTGGAAAGTGCAGCCAGTCAGGAGGCCATTCCCGCCAAGGCAAGCGATGAAGAGTCCAGCCAAGAGGAGTTGACAGCATCCATTGGAAAGATCCTCCAAGGGGTCTAcaagaaaggggaaaatggtCTCAATGAGGTGCTCACTTTCAACGAAGCAGATGCAGCTTTGAAAGCGGAACTGCTTAACTATTGCTCCTTGATGAAGAAGGTAGACGCCAGTGGGGTGTTGGGCCACTACCAATtgggaagtgaagaagatGTGCATGCCAACCTGACGAACATGCTACAGACGAACAGCGACCATGTCTTGTCCTCATTGCAAAACAAGCTGAAGAATCCCGCCATCTGTTTGAAAAATGCGGACGAGTGGGTGGGTAGCAAAACAGGGCTACTTCTTCCTAATCTGTTTTATAACCATTTGGAAGGGTCCACTCCGTCGACTTCCAACGTGACTCACGTCGACGACTCCTCTGAGGATGTGCAAAGTGGCGGATACGATGGCGTCATCGATTTCGCCACGGCAGGCAAGACAAATTTCAGCACCTCCCAATACGCAGACAAAATGCACTGCAATGCGGAGTACTGCGATAGGGCGAAGGATGCGGGCAGCTGCGTGGCGAAGATGGAGGTGCAGGACCAGGGCGATTGCGCCAACTCTTGGCTCTTCGCCTCCAAGGTGCACCTAGAGACCATCAAGTGTGTGAAGGGATACGACCACGTCGGTGCATCTGCTCTCTACGTGGCTAACTGTTCCGGTAAAGAAGCGAATGACAAGTGTCACTCACCCT from Plasmodium vivax chromosome 4, whole genome shotgun sequence includes:
- a CDS encoding serine-repeat antigen 5 (SERA), putative (encoded by transcript PVX_003810A), yielding MCTATPPSGGPDASLPNPAQPNSLPAVETLSQQGGGAPAASSNALTAGGNVPPGSQVNSGEQGGATQLQATPKKAELQSSLLKNFTGVKVTGPCDTEVGLYLIPYIYISVNAKTDTIELSTRFPNSDNVLVQFKKEGETLTNVCEGSSEKTFKFIMHLEDSILTLKWIVNPQSTTANKNKADVKKYKVPELERPITSIQVHSVLIQEDTVIYKSKDYSVKTDIPEKCEQVASACFLSGNTDIESCYTCNLLIHNEDTSDKCFDYVSSEFKNQFQDIKVKGQDDEESSEYKLAQAIDAVLSGIYKKDQNGKKELLTWGEVDPNVKEQISSYCHLLKDVDASGSLEVHQMGSEMDIFNNLITLLQKHSEEQKATLEWKLQNPALCLKDANNWVVNKKGLLLPLLQNGGSAINFGESNHVEDVKKDNLSTYQEGPDGVIDLSVVHQNAHASSTPFTNHMFCNSDYCDRAKDTSSCMAKIEVQDQGDCSTSWLFASKVHLEAIKCMKGHDHVGASALYVANCSNKEAKDKCHSPSNPLEFLNTLEETKFLPAESDLPYSYKAVNNVCPEPKSHWKNLWENVKLLGPTNEPNSVSVKGYTAYLSDHFKGNMDAFIKSVKSQVMSKGSVIAYVKADDQMSYDLNGKKILSLCGSETPDLAVNIVGYGNYITAEGQKKSYWLLQNSWGKHWGDKGTFKVDMHGSAHCQHNFIHTAVVFNLDVPLSQSPAKDTELYSYHLKSSPDFYKNLYYNAVGGEKGSVLSNAVQGQDTPQEEGTSPGTAAEGEGRPGPVGPGGQQPQEHASSAGGPNSNEQQLDVARQQQQEGAEKESSQQLPQQQPLTQSQQSTQPGVGGAASTPLSQGTPGQANSNGEAENANISQIIHVLKHIKKTKMVTRIVTYEGEYDLGDHSCSRTQASSLEKLDDCIKFCNDNLSMCERTVSTGYCLTKLRKANDCIFCFV
- a CDS encoding serine-repeat antigen (SERA), putative (encoded by transcript PVX_003805A); this translates as MKARLSLILILCVVCRDCAVRCTGTTEAQGAVEGAKGPKPGAEEAGANVGEAGTGGPGGPGADGGTEAGARAEEGEGAGTEAEPEAEPEAEAEPARGPEPEPEAGGEGINRDAAGNQREGQLEAPSDSARPGAIPQVAPRDTVETSSDAADSSSPDQNPLPGADNTKVGNAATPPEGAKEETQVKSSLLKGHKGVKVTGPCGASFLVFFAPYLFIDVDTDSSNVYLGTDLSDLEVTEKMGIQDNGKNKCEDKKTFKFVALIGEDHLTIKWKVYDPAVKTPTPNEKVEMRKYVMKNLSGEFTAVQVHTVIQQNGSNVFESKNYALSSGIPEKCDAVATNCFLSGSVYIEKCYRCTLKMKKVDPSDVCYNYIPKVESAASQEAIPAKASDEESSQEELTASIGKILQGVYKKGENGLNEVLTFNEADAALKAELLNYCSLMKKVDASGVLGHYQLGSEEDVHANLTNMLQTNSDHVLSSLQNKLKNPAICLKNADEWVGSKTGLLLPNLFYNHLEGSTPSTSNVTHVDDSSEDVQSGGYDGVIDFATAGKTNFSTSQYADKMHCNAEYCDRAKDAGSCVAKMEVQDQGDCANSWLFASKVHLETIKCVKGYDHVGASALYVANCSGKEANDKCHSPSNPLEFLNTLEETNFLPADSDLPYSYKQVGNACPEPKGHWQNLWENVKLLGPTNEPNSMSTKGYTAYQSDHFKGNMDSFIKLVKSEVMKKGSVIAYVKVAGALSYDLNGKKVLSLCGSETPDLAVNIVGYGNYISAEGVKKPYWLLQNSWGKHWGDKGTFKVDMNGPPGCHHNFIHTAAVFNLDMPVEENPQKEDAQIYNYYLKSSPDFWGNIYYKNVGGQESASSKNATEGAHESVLHGQEVAEAAVNGAGGEPAPSHSGAVQGEREGTANGQGPEGVPPLPAKQEVTEASNGEATGLGAVNPSGEEQPGPPGPPGTSGLAEQPGPEGPSGEVGSTGSVGQPGQPGSSGTPRSEGQTGPSGTSGSSAAQGQSGSSGTPGSDGPSGHTGPSSTPVQEAPLSKAPGTDSPPVAPEAAVLGSEVTHVLKYIKKNKVKLNLVTYKNHEALSSGHDCWRSYSANPDKYEECVKLCEANWSKCENDAAPGFCLYEHAKEEDCFFCYV
- a CDS encoding serine-repeat antigen (SERA), truncated, putative (encoded by transcript PVX_003815A); the protein is MLVLFTETFNAGALLGSNAEGLAGAESPPGGVLGGEASDGDPLTEGASEQKRMMTKGGRPANRLGKCQTGQDPTPTIRRASPKLRRQSEGVGQANYVKVKALPFKRTIGVKINRTCGAEMGFLFIPHSSMYLTTEESKAGAFKMMTHIEDNAFPLNWRVYLPREPHTAAKRDATETKWHGRSLAGSNDGPCDEGHDFFSGGIDSGEDGAIPPMEKGDQPEGCSEEASEEESEDASEGCSEEASEEASEEQQLRISIERVLSGVYKVAADGRKVLITREELDDSLKEELKKYCQLLKKVDSSGTLEEHQMGSEMEVFDNLVNLLQKHGDETVLTLRRKLRNPAVCMKDVSEWVLKRRGLALPDSPSSNASEKDANLGVDPKWMECVRSNSREEGAEGYNGEEDGMVNLAKLKMRSKHFCCFSGEGNQDKSNGKGPCAPKAEEEVE